From the Nodularia sp. NIES-3585 genome, one window contains:
- the argC gene encoding N-acetyl-gamma-glutamyl-phosphate reductase, producing the protein MGDFRRVPVGIVGASGYGGVQLVRLLMEHPEVELVYLGGESSAGKSFGDLYPHLAHLVNLPIEAVDAEVIAHRCEVVFLSLPNGLACQIAPILCEKGCKVLDLSADYRFSDLTTYTNWYGTPRSDRTTAATAVYGLPELYRDRIAEAQLVGCAGCYPTASLLALSPLLKQGLIVPETAIIDAKSGTSGGGRQGKVNLLLAEADNSLGAYGVSRHRHTPEIEQICSDLAGHEVTVQFTPHLVPMVRGILATVYATLRDPGLVRDDLITIFSAFYRHAPWVRICESGIYPQTKWACGSNLCYIGLEVDPRTGRVIVMSAIDNLIKGQAGQAIQCLNLMMGWDETLGLPKLGFYP; encoded by the coding sequence TTGGAATTGTTGGCGCGTCAGGCTATGGCGGGGTACAACTAGTTAGGTTACTGATGGAACATCCAGAAGTTGAACTAGTGTATTTAGGCGGTGAGAGTAGTGCAGGTAAATCCTTTGGAGACCTGTACCCCCATCTAGCTCATCTAGTTAACTTGCCAATAGAAGCAGTAGATGCAGAAGTAATTGCTCACCGTTGTGAAGTAGTATTTCTCTCGCTACCAAATGGTCTGGCTTGCCAAATTGCCCCGATTTTGTGTGAAAAAGGATGTAAAGTCCTCGATTTGAGTGCCGACTATCGATTCAGCGATTTGACAACTTACACTAATTGGTATGGTACTCCCAGAAGCGATCGCACCACCGCCGCCACAGCAGTATATGGTTTACCAGAACTTTACCGCGATCGCATTGCCGAAGCCCAGTTAGTTGGCTGTGCTGGTTGCTACCCCACCGCCAGCCTCTTAGCCCTTTCACCACTGCTCAAACAAGGCTTAATCGTTCCAGAAACCGCCATTATCGATGCCAAATCCGGCACATCAGGCGGCGGAAGACAAGGCAAAGTCAACTTATTACTAGCTGAGGCTGATAACTCATTAGGAGCATACGGAGTTAGTCGTCACCGTCACACCCCAGAAATTGAACAGATTTGTAGTGATTTAGCAGGTCACGAAGTCACAGTTCAATTTACCCCTCATCTCGTCCCCATGGTGCGGGGAATTTTAGCCACAGTATATGCCACACTCCGCGATCCCGGATTAGTGCGAGATGACTTAATTACCATTTTTTCAGCCTTCTATCGTCACGCCCCTTGGGTGAGAATCTGCGAAAGTGGCATTTATCCTCAAACCAAGTGGGCGTGTGGTAGCAATCTTTGTTACATCGGCTTAGAAGTAGACCCGCGCACAGGTCGAGTCATAGTCATGTCAGCCATTGACAACCTCATTAAAGGACAAGCAGGCCAAGCAATACAATGTTTGAACCTGATGATGGGCTGGGATGAAACCTTGGGGTTGCCCAAATTAGGATTTTATCCATAA
- the eno gene encoding phosphopyruvate hydratase: protein MTKFLDTAIDAIVAREILDSRGKPTVEAEVHLANGVVGLAQVPSGASTGTFEAHELRDDDKSRYGGKGVLKAVQNVNQVLAPKLLGLDALDQELLDRKMIALDGSPNKANLGANAILAVSLAAAKASAESLDLPLYRYLGSPLSNLLPVPLMNVINGGAHASNNVDFQEFMIVPIGAPSFKEALRWGAEVFATLSKVLDEKGLLTGVGDEGGFAPNLESNQVALELLVAAIKKAGYKPGEEVALALDVAASEFYKNGQYVYDGKPHAPSEFVNYLGQLVDEYPIVSIEDGLHEEDWQNWELLTQKVGAKVQLVGDDLFVTNATRLQKGIEQKAANSILIKLNQIGSLTETLETIDLATRNGFRSVISHRSGETEDTTIADLAVATRAGQIKTGSLCRSERVAKYNRLLRIEHELGDRAVYAGTVGLGPK from the coding sequence ATGACTAAATTTCTAGATACCGCTATTGATGCAATTGTAGCCCGTGAAATTCTGGACTCGCGGGGTAAGCCCACGGTTGAGGCTGAAGTACATTTGGCTAATGGTGTTGTGGGACTAGCACAGGTTCCCAGTGGTGCGTCTACTGGCACATTTGAAGCCCATGAACTGCGGGATGATGATAAAAGCCGCTATGGTGGGAAAGGGGTACTCAAGGCGGTGCAGAATGTGAATCAGGTGTTAGCACCAAAATTGTTAGGTTTGGATGCTCTCGACCAAGAATTGTTAGACAGAAAAATGATTGCTTTGGATGGTTCACCGAATAAAGCTAATTTGGGTGCAAATGCAATTTTGGCGGTTTCCCTGGCTGCTGCAAAAGCCAGTGCTGAGTCTTTGGATCTTCCCTTATATCGCTATTTGGGCAGTCCTTTGTCGAATTTGCTACCCGTGCCTTTGATGAATGTGATCAACGGTGGGGCGCACGCTTCCAATAATGTAGACTTTCAAGAGTTTATGATTGTACCTATTGGCGCGCCTTCTTTTAAGGAAGCTTTGCGCTGGGGTGCGGAAGTATTTGCTACTCTGAGCAAGGTATTGGATGAAAAGGGTTTGCTGACTGGTGTGGGTGATGAAGGCGGTTTTGCACCTAATTTGGAATCTAACCAAGTGGCTTTAGAATTGCTGGTAGCGGCGATTAAAAAGGCTGGTTATAAGCCAGGAGAAGAAGTGGCTTTGGCTTTGGATGTAGCTGCTAGTGAGTTTTACAAGAATGGGCAGTATGTCTATGATGGCAAACCCCATGCACCAAGTGAGTTTGTTAATTATTTAGGACAATTGGTTGACGAATATCCCATTGTGTCGATTGAAGATGGTTTGCATGAAGAGGATTGGCAAAATTGGGAATTACTAACTCAAAAGGTAGGTGCAAAGGTGCAATTAGTAGGTGATGATTTATTCGTAACTAATGCTACCCGCTTGCAAAAGGGAATTGAGCAAAAAGCCGCTAATTCTATTTTGATTAAACTCAATCAAATTGGTTCACTGACTGAAACTTTGGAAACTATTGATTTGGCAACTCGCAACGGTTTCCGTTCAGTAATTAGCCATCGTTCTGGTGAAACAGAAGATACAACTATTGCTGATTTAGCTGTAGCTACTCGTGCGGGTCAAATTAAGACAGGTTCTCTGTGTCGTAGTGAACGGGTAGCAAAATACAATCGCTTACTGCGGATTGAACATGAATTAGGCGATCGCGCTGTTTATGCTGGTACTGTGGGTTTAGGACCTAAGTAG
- a CDS encoding DUF433 domain-containing protein codes for MNTVVINNHIEITPGICGGKPRIAGHRIKVQNIVLWYERMGMSPDEIVYHYPSISLADVHAALAYYYDNIEEIRKDIEDDEVFAREMKAKMPSLVQQKLQKSHG; via the coding sequence ATGAATACAGTAGTAATTAATAATCATATTGAAATTACGCCAGGGATATGTGGTGGCAAACCTCGCATTGCTGGACATCGAATTAAAGTACAAAATATCGTCTTATGGTATGAACGAATGGGAATGTCACCCGATGAAATTGTTTATCACTATCCCAGTATTAGTTTAGCTGATGTTCATGCAGCATTAGCTTATTATTATGATAATATTGAAGAAATTAGAAAAGATATAGAAGACGATGAAGTATTTGCTAGAGAGATGAAAGCTAAAATGCCTTCTTTAGTGCAGCAAAAACTTCAAAAAAGTCATGGCTAG
- a CDS encoding DUF5615 family PIN-like protein, with amino-acid sequence MAREIKFHLDENVSNAIANGLRKRDIDVTTTSEQGLISVSDQVQLEFYFSQGRVIFTQDTDFLRLDQSNINHLGIVYCPQQTKSIGQIIQGLVLIWELLEPEEMLGHIEYL; translated from the coding sequence ATGGCTAGAGAAATTAAATTTCATTTAGATGAAAATGTCAGTAATGCGATCGCTAATGGACTTCGTAAAAGAGACATTGATGTAACAACGACTTCAGAGCAAGGGCTGATTTCTGTATCTGATCAAGTTCAGTTAGAATTTTATTTTTCTCAAGGAAGAGTTATTTTTACTCAGGATACAGATTTTTTGCGATTAGATCAATCCAATATAAACCATCTAGGGATTGTTTATTGTCCTCAACAGACTAAATCTATTGGACAAATCATTCAGGGCTTAGTATTAATTTGGGAGTTACTAGAACCTGAAGAAATGTTGGGACATATTGAATATTTATGA
- a CDS encoding type II toxin-antitoxin system HicB family antitoxin — protein sequence MNKESITAIIHPGDDFGYVVECVEISVVTQGDSLDEVVKNCTDAVFLHLEGENPEDFGLIEHPAIRFVF from the coding sequence ATGAACAAAGAAAGTATTACAGCCATAATTCATCCGGGTGATGATTTTGGTTATGTTGTTGAGTGTGTAGAAATTTCTGTTGTTACTCAAGGGGATAGTTTGGATGAAGTTGTAAAAAATTGTACTGATGCAGTTTTTCTGCATTTGGAAGGGGAAAATCCCGAAGATTTTGGATTAATTGAGCATCCCGCTATTCGCTTTGTTTTTTAA
- a CDS encoding type II toxin-antitoxin system RelE/ParE family toxin yields MSDLNENINYTVVISIDAQGFFESASGALQKKLDRCFEVLKIEPRNYPNIKALKGELSGYYRYRVGDYGVIYEIDDNLKEITILMIAHRRRVYE; encoded by the coding sequence TTGAGCGACTTAAACGAAAATATTAATTATACCGTTGTTATTAGCATTGATGCTCAAGGGTTTTTTGAATCTGCTTCTGGTGCTTTACAAAAGAAATTAGACAGGTGTTTTGAGGTTTTAAAAATAGAGCCTCGTAATTATCCTAATATAAAAGCACTGAAAGGTGAATTGTCAGGTTATTATCGTTATCGTGTGGGTGATTATGGAGTTATTTATGAAATTGATGATAATTTAAAGGAGATAACTATTCTGATGATTGCACATCGCCGTCGGGTTTATGAGTAA
- the gloA gene encoding lactoylglutathione lyase: protein MRLLHTMLRVGNLDKSLQFYCDVLGMKLLRRKDYPGGEFTLAFIGYGDESDNSVIELTYNWGVEKYDLGNGYGHIALGVDDIYTTCEHIKTLGGKVTREPGPMKHGSTVIAFVEDPDGYKVELIQLKNQNSAAKQESAAKLVTK, encoded by the coding sequence ATGCGATTACTACACACAATGCTACGAGTCGGCAACCTGGACAAGTCCTTGCAGTTTTACTGTGATGTCCTGGGGATGAAATTATTGCGGAGAAAAGACTATCCAGGCGGGGAATTTACTTTGGCGTTTATCGGCTATGGTGACGAAAGTGATAATAGCGTTATCGAATTAACTTATAACTGGGGAGTAGAAAAATACGACTTGGGTAATGGTTACGGTCATATTGCCCTTGGCGTTGATGATATTTATACCACCTGTGAACACATTAAAACGCTGGGCGGTAAAGTCACACGGGAACCAGGGCCAATGAAACATGGTTCTACAGTCATTGCCTTTGTTGAAGATCCAGATGGGTATAAAGTTGAACTGATTCAACTGAAAAATCAAAATTCAGCAGCAAAACAGGAATCAGCAGCAAAACTGGTAACCAAATAA
- the clpB gene encoding ATP-dependent chaperone ClpB, whose protein sequence is MQPTDPNKFTDTAWEAIVKSQDIVRAYQQQQLDVEHLIIALLQEPTSLAIRIFARAEVDPIRLQQQLEAFTQRQPKVGKSDQLYLGRNLDVLLDKAEEIRVRMQDAYISVEHIILAFAEDERVGRRILKAFNADSAKLEANIKSVRGSQKVTDQNPESRYEALQKFGRDLTEQAKAGKLDPVIGRDDEIRRVIQVLSRRSKNNPVLIGEPGVGKTAIAEALAQRMVNGDVPESLKNRQLISLDIGSLIAGAKLRGEFEERLKAVLREVTESNGQIVLFIDELHTVVGTGSSQQGAMDAGNLLKPMLARGELRCIGATTLDEYRKHIEKDAALERRFQQVFVDQPSVENTISILRGLKERYEVHHNVKISDSALVAAATLSARYIADRFLPDKAIDLVDEAAAQLKMEITSKPAELETIDRRLMQLEMEKLSLAGEEKETAPARERFERIEQEIATLTVKQQEFNEQWQGEKQLLEAISTLKKEEDALRVQIEQAERAYDLNKAAQLKYGKLEGVQRDREAKEAQLLEIQNQGATLLREQVTESDIAEIVAKWTGIPVNRLLASERHKLLQLETHLHQRVIGQHEAVAAVSAAIRRARAGMKDPGRPIGSFLFMGPTGVGKTELARALAQFLFDSDDALIRLDMSEYMEKHSVSRLVGAPPGYVGYEEGGQLSQAVRRHPYSVVLFDEVEKAHPDVFNILLQVLDDGRITDSQGRAVDFRNTVIVMTSNIGSEYILDVSGDDTKYDMMQTRVTDALRSHFRPEFLNRVDDIILFHALSRTEMRHIIRIQLKRVEKLLREQKISFEISAAACDYLVESGYDPVYGARPLKRAIQREVENPLATKLLENTFIPGDTIFIEKEDQGLTFSKTMPVKVTVSPSSVKVLE, encoded by the coding sequence ATGCAGCCTACAGATCCCAATAAATTTACTGATACAGCCTGGGAAGCAATTGTCAAATCTCAGGATATAGTCCGCGCATATCAACAACAGCAACTAGATGTTGAACATTTAATTATTGCCCTTTTACAAGAACCTACAAGTTTAGCTATCAGGATTTTCGCTCGTGCTGAGGTTGATCCCATCCGCTTGCAACAACAATTAGAAGCCTTTACCCAGCGTCAGCCAAAAGTTGGTAAAAGTGATCAGCTTTATCTGGGTCGTAACTTAGATGTTTTACTAGACAAGGCTGAAGAAATTAGGGTGAGAATGCAGGATGCCTATATCTCAGTCGAACATATAATTTTGGCTTTCGCTGAAGATGAACGGGTTGGAAGGCGGATACTGAAAGCTTTTAACGCCGATAGTGCCAAATTAGAAGCGAATATCAAAAGTGTGCGCGGTAGCCAAAAAGTGACAGATCAAAACCCAGAATCTCGCTATGAAGCTTTGCAAAAATTTGGCAGAGATTTAACAGAACAAGCCAAAGCTGGCAAATTAGACCCAGTAATTGGGCGGGATGACGAAATTCGCCGGGTAATTCAAGTATTGTCTCGCCGGAGTAAGAATAACCCCGTGCTGATTGGTGAACCGGGGGTGGGTAAAACTGCGATCGCGGAAGCTCTAGCACAGCGTATGGTAAATGGAGATGTGCCAGAATCTCTGAAAAATCGCCAGTTGATTTCCTTAGATATCGGGAGTTTAATTGCTGGGGCGAAATTGCGGGGGGAATTTGAAGAACGCCTGAAAGCAGTTCTCAGGGAAGTTACAGAATCTAACGGTCAAATTGTCCTATTTATTGATGAACTGCACACAGTTGTGGGGACTGGTTCGAGTCAACAAGGGGCGATGGATGCGGGGAATTTACTCAAACCCATGCTGGCGCGGGGCGAATTGCGGTGTATTGGCGCAACCACACTGGATGAATACCGCAAACACATAGAAAAAGATGCGGCTTTAGAACGTCGTTTTCAGCAAGTCTTTGTCGATCAGCCTAGCGTAGAAAATACAATTTCCATTCTCCGGGGATTAAAAGAACGCTACGAAGTTCACCACAATGTGAAAATTTCTGATTCGGCTTTAGTCGCCGCCGCTACATTATCCGCCCGTTATATTGCTGACCGTTTTTTACCAGATAAAGCCATTGACTTGGTAGATGAAGCCGCCGCCCAGTTGAAAATGGAGATTACCTCCAAACCCGCAGAATTGGAAACCATTGACCGCCGCTTGATGCAGCTAGAAATGGAAAAGCTATCATTGGCTGGGGAAGAAAAGGAAACTGCGCCAGCTAGGGAGCGTTTTGAGCGGATTGAGCAAGAAATTGCCACTTTAACTGTCAAACAGCAAGAATTTAATGAACAATGGCAAGGTGAGAAACAGCTATTAGAGGCGATTAGTACTTTAAAGAAAGAAGAAGATGCCTTGCGGGTGCAAATTGAGCAGGCAGAACGGGCTTATGATTTGAATAAAGCTGCCCAATTAAAGTATGGCAAATTGGAAGGAGTGCAGCGCGATCGCGAGGCCAAAGAAGCCCAACTGTTAGAAATTCAAAACCAAGGTGCTACTCTGCTGCGAGAACAAGTTACAGAGTCCGATATTGCCGAAATTGTCGCCAAATGGACAGGTATACCCGTTAATCGGCTTTTGGCATCAGAACGGCACAAATTACTGCAACTAGAAACTCATTTACATCAACGAGTCATTGGACAACATGAAGCCGTAGCCGCAGTATCCGCCGCCATTCGTCGCGCCCGTGCGGGGATGAAAGACCCCGGTCGTCCCATTGGTTCATTTTTGTTTATGGGACCCACAGGCGTAGGTAAAACCGAATTAGCCCGTGCGTTAGCGCAGTTCCTCTTTGATTCTGATGATGCCTTGATCCGCTTGGATATGTCAGAGTATATGGAAAAACACTCGGTTTCCCGGCTAGTTGGTGCGCCTCCAGGATATGTGGGTTATGAAGAAGGCGGTCAACTTTCCCAAGCTGTGCGCCGTCACCCTTATTCAGTGGTGCTATTCGATGAAGTAGAGAAGGCTCACCCAGATGTGTTTAATATTTTGTTGCAGGTCTTAGATGATGGCAGAATTACTGACTCACAGGGCAGAGCCGTAGACTTCCGTAACACAGTCATAGTAATGACTAGCAACATCGGCAGTGAATACATATTAGATGTGTCTGGTGATGATACAAAGTACGATATGATGCAGACAAGGGTCACAGATGCCCTGCGATCGCACTTCCGCCCCGAATTTCTCAACCGCGTCGATGATATAATTCTGTTCCACGCCCTCAGCCGTACTGAGATGCGCCACATCATCCGCATCCAACTGAAGCGAGTAGAAAAACTGCTGCGAGAGCAAAAAATTTCCTTTGAAATCTCCGCCGCCGCCTGTGATTACTTAGTAGAATCTGGCTATGATCCAGTTTACGGCGCACGTCCGCTAAAACGGGCGATTCAGCGAGAAGTAGAAAACCCCTTAGCCACCAAGTTATTAGAGAACACCTTTATCCCTGGAGACACAATTTTCATCGAGAAAGAAGACCAGGGTTTAACATTCAGTAAAACCATGCCGGTTAAAGTCACCGTTTCACCATCTTCTGTCAAGGTATTGGAGTGA
- a CDS encoding glycosyltransferase, with product MKAIHALARYFPDKCGGIQVNLTDLLPKLRSHNIDVKIAAANNGSSKEQTYEFNDVEVYRYPVFPSPKTQPNHGQFPHGQFEHFANWLSRQKADIYHQHHWEVYCGLPHLRMAKKLGMKTVVTIHYPIPICQRTTLMFNGEKVCDGKIDIVRCSQCADTFSNKLPAPIVKSLSYLPQAILSGLPLPTSAYLPASLNKGDLGEFVRPLVIPGYVAARQQSLQAMAKYADRIVAVCDWLYQALLINGIPKEKLVLSRCGISYPQPEKLPRIRQQSKSLKVVFLGRWDINKGVDILVKSIKNLPLQIPIELVIHAIPQDERYRKKILQMIGDDPRICVEKQLTRAEIPQTLANYDILAVPSQWLETGPLVVLEAHALSLPVIGSNLGGIAELVKHGINGWLVPANDIQAWTEALRLLATDTNLLEKLRQGIQPVRTVSMQAEDLAAIYSNLHP from the coding sequence ATGAAAGCAATCCACGCTCTTGCTCGTTACTTCCCAGATAAATGTGGAGGTATTCAAGTCAACTTAACCGATTTACTACCAAAACTGCGATCGCATAATATCGATGTCAAAATAGCCGCAGCTAATAACGGTTCTAGCAAAGAACAAACTTACGAGTTTAATGATGTAGAAGTTTATCGCTATCCTGTATTTCCCTCACCCAAAACTCAACCCAACCATGGGCAATTTCCTCATGGTCAATTTGAGCATTTTGCTAATTGGCTATCCCGCCAAAAAGCAGATATCTATCATCAGCACCATTGGGAAGTATATTGCGGTTTACCGCATCTGCGGATGGCTAAAAAGTTAGGCATGAAAACAGTGGTCACAATTCATTATCCTATACCAATTTGTCAACGCACCACTTTAATGTTCAACGGAGAAAAAGTTTGTGATGGTAAAATTGATATAGTACGTTGTTCTCAATGTGCTGATACTTTTAGCAATAAGTTACCTGCGCCAATAGTCAAATCCTTAAGTTATTTACCCCAGGCTATTTTAAGTGGTTTACCTTTGCCTACCAGCGCCTATCTTCCAGCTTCATTAAACAAAGGTGATTTAGGGGAATTTGTTCGTCCTTTAGTCATTCCTGGTTATGTCGCGGCTCGGCAACAAAGTTTGCAAGCAATGGCAAAATATGCTGACCGGATTGTAGCAGTTTGTGATTGGCTATATCAAGCTTTACTCATCAACGGCATCCCTAAAGAAAAATTGGTTCTTAGCCGATGTGGAATATCCTATCCTCAACCAGAAAAATTGCCAAGAATCAGGCAGCAAAGCAAATCTTTAAAAGTCGTTTTTTTAGGTCGATGGGATATCAATAAAGGTGTCGATATATTAGTAAAATCAATTAAAAATTTACCATTGCAAATTCCCATTGAGTTAGTTATTCATGCCATACCCCAAGATGAACGATATCGCAAAAAAATCTTGCAGATGATTGGTGATGATCCTCGAATTTGTGTAGAAAAACAACTAACAAGAGCAGAAATTCCTCAGACTTTAGCCAATTACGATATATTGGCTGTACCTTCCCAATGGCTAGAAACTGGTCCATTAGTAGTTCTAGAAGCTCATGCTTTATCTTTACCTGTAATAGGTTCTAATTTGGGCGGTATTGCCGAACTGGTAAAACATGGTATTAATGGTTGGTTAGTTCCAGCGAATGACATCCAGGCTTGGACTGAAGCGTTACGGCTGTTGGCTACAGATACAAATTTACTTGAAAAACTGCGCCAAGGGATTCAACCTGTCCGCACTGTGAGTATGCAAGCAGAAGATTTAGCAGCTATATATAGCAACCTGCATCCATAA
- the htpG gene encoding molecular chaperone HtpG — MLEQGTISIHTENIFPIIKKSLYSDHQIFLRELVSNAVDAIQKLNMVSRAGEFAGEIGEPEIQLAIDKDKKTLSITDNGIGMTAEEVKKYINQVAFSSAEEFIHKYEGKSDQPIIGHFGLGFYSSFMVAQNVEIDTLSYQEGAQAVHWTCDGSPAFTLEESPRTTRGTTITLTLQGEEEEFLESARIKNLVKTYCDFMPVPIKLDGEVLNRQKAPWRESTNNLSKEDYLEFYRYLYPFQEEPLLWVHLNTDYPFIINGILYFPKMRPDVDVTKGQIKLFCNQVFVSDNCEEIVPQFLMPMRGVIDSTDIPLNVSRSALQGDRTVRKIGDYIAKKVGDRLKELYRDNREQYISAWKDLSTFVKFGVLNDEKFKKQIQDIIVFRTTAKLGETAETPAVEVQSAESDLWQDVAANASSLPYTTLKEYLERNKERHENRVFYSTDETTQSTYIELHKNQGLEVLFMDSFIDTHFINFLEREYSDVKFTRVDSDLDNTLLEQDKTGEIVDPTTNKTKSEVIKELFEKSLNKPKLNIRTEALKSDDPQGTPPAMVLLPEIMRRLREMNAMMQQQNADFPEDHILLVNTAHPLIQNLANLNQGSIIQDDAQTSTNPLVNMICQHVYDLALMTQKGFDAEGMKSFVERSNEVLTKLTEQASK, encoded by the coding sequence ATGCTAGAACAAGGCACCATCAGTATTCATACTGAGAATATTTTCCCAATCATCAAGAAGTCTCTGTACTCAGACCATCAAATATTCCTCCGCGAATTGGTATCTAACGCTGTAGATGCCATCCAAAAGCTGAACATGGTATCCCGCGCTGGGGAATTTGCGGGAGAAATCGGTGAACCAGAAATCCAACTGGCTATCGACAAAGATAAAAAAACCCTTTCCATTACCGACAACGGCATTGGGATGACAGCAGAGGAAGTTAAAAAGTACATCAATCAGGTGGCTTTCTCTAGTGCCGAAGAATTTATTCACAAGTATGAAGGCAAATCAGATCAACCCATTATCGGTCACTTTGGTCTGGGTTTCTACTCGTCCTTCATGGTGGCGCAAAACGTAGAAATTGATACCCTCTCATACCAAGAAGGGGCGCAAGCTGTCCACTGGACTTGTGATGGTTCTCCTGCTTTCACCTTAGAAGAATCACCCCGCACAACTCGCGGTACTACTATTACTCTGACTCTCCAAGGAGAAGAAGAGGAATTTTTAGAATCAGCACGAATTAAGAATCTTGTCAAGACATACTGCGACTTCATGCCAGTGCCAATTAAACTGGACGGTGAAGTATTAAATCGGCAAAAAGCACCTTGGCGGGAGTCTACCAATAACCTGAGTAAAGAAGATTACTTAGAGTTTTACCGCTACCTGTACCCATTTCAGGAAGAACCTTTGTTGTGGGTACATTTAAATACTGATTATCCCTTTATCATCAACGGGATTCTGTATTTTCCCAAAATGCGCCCCGATGTCGATGTAACCAAAGGGCAAATCAAGCTATTTTGCAATCAAGTTTTTGTCAGCGACAACTGCGAAGAGATTGTGCCGCAATTCCTCATGCCGATGCGGGGTGTGATTGATAGCACTGATATTCCCCTGAATGTATCCCGGAGTGCATTGCAAGGCGATCGCACAGTCCGCAAAATCGGCGATTATATAGCTAAAAAAGTAGGCGATCGCCTTAAAGAACTATACCGCGACAACCGCGAACAATACATCAGTGCCTGGAAAGACCTCAGCACATTTGTCAAATTTGGGGTTCTCAACGACGAGAAATTCAAAAAACAAATTCAAGATATCATCGTTTTTCGCACCACAGCCAAACTAGGTGAAACAGCCGAAACCCCAGCAGTAGAGGTACAGTCAGCAGAAAGCGACCTGTGGCAAGATGTCGCCGCCAACGCATCAAGTCTTCCATACACAACCCTCAAAGAATACTTAGAACGTAACAAAGAACGTCACGAAAATCGAGTATTTTACAGCACCGACGAAACCACCCAATCGACTTACATAGAACTGCACAAAAACCAAGGCTTAGAAGTCCTATTCATGGACTCCTTCATCGACACCCACTTTATCAACTTCCTAGAAAGGGAATACTCAGATGTCAAATTTACCCGCGTAGATTCCGACTTAGATAACACCCTGCTAGAGCAAGACAAAACCGGCGAAATAGTTGACCCCACAACCAACAAAACCAAAAGTGAAGTAATCAAAGAATTATTTGAGAAATCCCTCAACAAACCCAAACTCAACATCCGTACCGAAGCCTTAAAATCAGACGATCCCCAAGGCACACCACCAGCAATGGTACTGTTACCAGAAATAATGCGCCGCCTGCGGGAAATGAACGCCATGATGCAGCAGCAGAACGCAGATTTTCCTGAAGATCATATTTTGTTAGTGAATACCGCTCATCCCCTGATTCAAAACCTAGCCAACCTCAACCAAGGTAGTATCATTCAGGATGATGCTCAGACATCCACAAACCCCTTAGTAAACATGATTTGTCAACACGTCTACGACTTAGCCCTGATGACTCAAAAAGGATTTGACGCAGAAGGAATGAAATCCTTCGTCGAGCGTTCCAACGAAGTGCTGACCAAACTAACAGAACAAGCCAGCAAATAA